One part of the Ictidomys tridecemlineatus isolate mIctTri1 chromosome 13, mIctTri1.hap1, whole genome shotgun sequence genome encodes these proteins:
- the C13H18orf32 gene encoding UPF0729 protein C18orf32 homolog has protein sequence MVCIPCIVIPVLLWIYKKFLEPYIYPMISPFVSRIWPKKAVQESNDKNKGKVDCKGADRNGLPTKGPTGIYDKKKD, from the exons ATGGTGTGCATTCCTTGTATTGTCATTCCTGTTCTTCTCTGGATCTACAAAAAATTCCTGGAGCCATACATATACCCTATGATTTCCCCTTTTGTTAGTCGCATATGGCCTAAAAAAGCTGTACAAGAATCCaatgataaaaacaaaggcaaagtAGACTGCAAG ggTGCCGACAGAAATGGATTACCAACAAAAGGACCAACAGGAATCTATGATAAAAAGAAAGACTAA
- the Rpl17 gene encoding large ribosomal subunit protein uL22 has translation MKMVRYSLDPENPTKSCKSRGSNLRVHFKNTRETAQAIKGMHIRKATKYLKDVTLKKQCVPFRRYNGGVGRCAQAKQWGWTQGRWPKKSAEFLLHMLKNAESNAELKGLDVDSLVIEHIQVNKAPKMRRRTYRAHGRINPYMSSPCHIEMILTEKEQIVPKPEEEVAQKKKISQKKLKKQKLMARE, from the exons ATGAAAATGGTCCGGTACTCTCTTGACCCGGAAAACCCCACAAAAT cATGCAAATCAAGAGGCTCAAATCTTCGTGTTCACTTTAAG AACACCCGTGAAACTGCGCAAGCCATCAAGGGTATGCATATCCGAAAAGCCACCAAGTACCTGAAAGATGTCACATTAAAGAAGCAATGTGTGCCATTCCGGCGTTACAATGGTGGAGTTGGGAGGTGTGCCCAG GCCAAACAGTGGGGCTGGACACAGGGCCGGTGGCCCAAAAAGAGTGCTGAATTTTTGCTGCACATGCTTAAAAATGCAGAGAGTAATGCTGAACTTAAG GGTTTAGACGTAGACTCTCTGGTCATTGAACATATCCAGGTGAACAAAGCACCCAAGATGCGCCGTCGTACTTACAGAGCTCATGGTCGGATTAACCCATACATGAGTTCCCCCTGCCACATTGAGATGATCCTCACTGAAAAGGAACAAATTGTTCCTAAACCAGAAGAGGAGGTTGCACAGAAGAAAAAG aTATCCCAGAAGAagctaaagaaacaaaaacttatgGCACgggaataa